The Parvibaculaceae bacterium PLY_AMNH_Bact1 genome window below encodes:
- a CDS encoding NAD(P)/FAD-dependent oxidoreductase (Derived by automated computational analysis using gene prediction method: Protein Homology.), whose product MAETQTLAKPADQKTEHFDVLIVGAGISGVGAAYHLKEQCPDKSFVVLESLESFGGTWHMHRYPGIRSDSDLYTFGYRFKPWTGAPIASAEEILSYMGEVIEENNLDDHIRYSHKITSANWSSEEQLYRLEGVRSDTGEKVHFTANFLWMCQGYYRHSEGYTPDWEGMDDFEGKIVHPQTWPEDLDYKGKNVLVIGSGATAATLVPAIAGDCNHVTLLQRSPTYFIPGRNENELADQLRVLDIDESWIHEITRRAILFQQADFTRRAFEEPEVVKEELLAGVREYVGPDFDMETHFTPKYLPWRQRIAFVPDGDIFEGVKAGKASIVTDEIDRFTKKGILLKSGKELEADIIVSATGFNLSVLGDIDFSIDEKPLNFADTVTYRGMMFTGVPNLLWVFGYFRASWTLRVDLLGDFVTRLLNHMKAKGVRSVTPALREEDEDMELLPWMDPENFNPGYLMRSMHLLPKRGNKPDWQHTQDYWAEKDELPKIDLDDPIFVYK is encoded by the coding sequence ATGGCGGAAACACAGACGCTGGCGAAACCGGCAGACCAGAAAACGGAGCATTTCGACGTCCTGATCGTGGGCGCAGGGATCTCGGGTGTTGGTGCGGCATATCATCTCAAGGAACAGTGTCCAGATAAGAGCTTTGTCGTGCTCGAAAGTCTTGAGAGTTTCGGGGGCACTTGGCACATGCATCGCTATCCTGGCATCCGCTCTGATAGCGACCTCTATACATTTGGGTACAGGTTCAAGCCATGGACTGGTGCTCCGATCGCAAGTGCTGAGGAAATCTTGAGCTATATGGGTGAGGTGATTGAGGAAAATAACCTCGATGACCACATCCGATATAGCCACAAGATCACGTCGGCAAACTGGTCATCAGAGGAGCAGCTTTATCGGCTGGAGGGAGTGCGTTCTGACACGGGCGAGAAGGTCCACTTCACGGCCAATTTCCTGTGGATGTGCCAGGGCTACTATCGCCACTCAGAAGGCTATACACCTGATTGGGAAGGAATGGATGATTTTGAAGGAAAGATCGTTCACCCTCAAACTTGGCCGGAAGACCTCGACTATAAGGGGAAGAATGTTCTGGTCATTGGCTCTGGCGCAACAGCTGCGACCCTTGTTCCAGCGATTGCAGGAGATTGCAATCACGTAACTCTGCTCCAGCGCTCACCCACTTATTTCATTCCAGGCCGTAACGAAAACGAGCTCGCGGACCAGTTGCGTGTTCTCGACATTGATGAAAGCTGGATCCATGAGATCACCCGGAGAGCGATTCTCTTTCAGCAGGCCGACTTCACAAGACGGGCTTTCGAAGAACCAGAAGTGGTGAAAGAAGAGCTGTTGGCCGGCGTGCGGGAATATGTTGGGCCTGACTTCGACATGGAAACCCATTTCACACCGAAATATCTGCCTTGGCGCCAGCGTATCGCCTTTGTCCCTGACGGCGACATTTTTGAGGGCGTGAAAGCCGGTAAGGCCTCAATCGTGACAGATGAGATTGACCGGTTCACAAAGAAGGGCATTCTGCTGAAATCTGGAAAAGAACTCGAAGCAGATATCATCGTGTCTGCAACCGGCTTCAATCTTTCCGTGTTGGGAGATATCGATTTCAGCATCGACGAGAAGCCGCTCAATTTCGCAGACACTGTGACCTATCGCGGCATGATGTTCACCGGTGTTCCGAACCTGCTATGGGTTTTCGGCTACTTCCGGGCCAGCTGGACCCTGCGTGTGGACCTTTTGGGTGACTTTGTTACGCGTCTCCTCAACCACATGAAAGCAAAGGGAGTCAGAAGTGTCACCCCAGCTTTGCGCGAAGAGGATGAGGATATGGAGCTTCTGCCTTGGATGGATCCAGAAAACTTCAATCCAGGATATCTTATGAGATCAATGCATCTGTTGCCAAAACGGGGAAACAAGCCTGACTGGCAGCATACCCAGGACTATTGGGCGGAGAAGGATGAACTGCCCAAGATTGATCTGGACGATCCAATCTTCGTTTACAAATAA
- a CDS encoding hypothetical protein (Derived by automated computational analysis using gene prediction method: GeneMarkS-2+.), producing MTQHQQIKETPPTELGPARALAHGAAQLLTKAARANLEASPDDSHSNLGWDGETQRFVSQPLHGANGEVYVGLSLSPFELTLIDVATGTSSYQLTGHTFAEAAAWLDDALESVALKRAADVSLPYDLPSDVAAIARVPDALPEGLASLAGWFDLAGGALERLAADQAELTPGPSPVRCWPHHFDIATYVSLETGDAETAKGIGVGMSPGDESYAQPYFYVNPWPHLDASALPDAPAPGHWHTQGFVGAIATGDEVLSTAKTAKALSDYLENAFSIGHTLLMK from the coding sequence ATGACACAGCACCAGCAGATAAAGGAAACACCACCGACAGAACTCGGGCCCGCACGTGCACTCGCCCATGGGGCGGCGCAACTCCTGACAAAGGCAGCCCGGGCCAACCTTGAGGCATCGCCTGACGACAGTCACTCCAACCTTGGTTGGGACGGTGAGACACAAAGGTTTGTGTCCCAGCCACTCCATGGCGCAAATGGTGAGGTTTATGTTGGCCTCTCGCTCTCTCCATTTGAGCTCACCCTCATCGACGTCGCCACCGGCACATCCTCCTACCAACTTACCGGTCACACTTTCGCGGAAGCAGCCGCCTGGCTCGATGATGCACTTGAGAGCGTTGCATTGAAGCGCGCCGCCGACGTTTCACTCCCCTATGACCTTCCCAGCGATGTCGCGGCTATTGCAAGGGTACCTGACGCGCTCCCGGAAGGCCTTGCGTCTCTCGCTGGGTGGTTTGACCTTGCAGGTGGTGCGCTCGAAAGATTGGCCGCAGATCAAGCCGAACTAACCCCAGGCCCCAGTCCTGTAAGGTGTTGGCCTCACCATTTCGACATTGCCACTTATGTCAGCCTGGAGACCGGTGATGCGGAAACGGCTAAGGGCATCGGCGTCGGGATGTCACCTGGAGATGAGAGCTATGCGCAGCCCTATTTCTACGTCAATCCATGGCCTCACTTGGACGCCTCGGCTCTACCTGACGCGCCTGCGCCAGGACACTGGCACACGCAAGGGTTTGTTGGTGCAATTGCAACCGGCGACGAAGTACTGAGTACTGCCAAAACAGCAAAGGCGCTTTCCGACTATCTGGAAAACGCCTTTTCTATTGGTCACACGCTGTTGATGAAGTAG
- the gmd gene encoding GDP-mannose 4,6-dehydratase (Derived by automated computational analysis using gene prediction method: Protein Homology. GO_function: GO:0008446 - GDP-mannose 4,6-dehydratase activity [Evidence IEA]; GO_process: GO:0000271 - polysaccharide biosynthetic process [Evidence IEA]) codes for MGKSALITGISGQDGAYLARLLVDKGYKVYGAQRRGASLNTARLEELGVLGDVEVVPFELLEYANISSVLNQVAPDEVYNLAAQSFVGTSFDQPLYTGDVDGMGVLRMLEVLRSMGSKARFYQASTSEMFGKVKETPQNEETPFHPRSPYAVAKLYAHWIVVNYRESYDMFATSGILFNHESPLRGSEFVTRKVTLALARIVQGQQDVLSVGNVEAERDWGFAGDYVEGMWRMLQQDKPDDYVLATGRTTKVRDFITASAKALDLDLEWDGEGEQTTATDKKSGKVIVRVDPQFFRPAEVELLLGDAAKAKEKLGWEPTVQLEELTEMMVRADFDRIKSGSLKF; via the coding sequence ATGGGCAAGTCGGCACTGATCACCGGCATTTCGGGACAGGATGGGGCATATCTTGCACGCCTGCTCGTGGACAAGGGGTACAAGGTCTATGGGGCGCAACGCCGAGGTGCGAGCCTCAATACAGCGCGTCTTGAAGAGCTCGGTGTTCTGGGCGACGTCGAAGTTGTCCCTTTTGAGTTGTTGGAATACGCAAATATTTCAAGTGTTCTAAATCAGGTCGCGCCAGATGAGGTTTACAATCTGGCAGCGCAAAGCTTTGTGGGCACATCCTTTGACCAGCCTCTTTACACGGGGGATGTCGATGGAATGGGTGTCCTACGGATGCTGGAAGTTCTGCGGAGCATGGGAAGCAAGGCCCGCTTTTATCAAGCCTCGACATCTGAAATGTTCGGCAAGGTAAAAGAGACGCCGCAGAACGAGGAAACGCCTTTCCACCCAAGAAGCCCCTATGCTGTCGCTAAGCTCTATGCGCATTGGATAGTTGTGAACTATCGCGAGAGCTACGACATGTTCGCGACGTCAGGCATCCTGTTCAACCACGAGTCTCCGCTACGGGGCTCTGAGTTTGTGACCCGCAAAGTGACCCTTGCGCTCGCGCGCATCGTCCAAGGGCAACAGGATGTTCTGAGTGTCGGTAATGTCGAGGCGGAGCGCGACTGGGGGTTCGCCGGGGATTATGTAGAGGGCATGTGGCGCATGCTCCAGCAGGACAAGCCGGATGATTACGTTCTGGCGACAGGGCGCACCACAAAGGTCCGAGATTTCATAACGGCCTCTGCGAAAGCCCTTGACCTTGATCTCGAATGGGATGGCGAGGGAGAGCAGACAACCGCGACGGACAAGAAGTCCGGCAAAGTGATCGTCCGGGTTGACCCGCAATTCTTCCGCCCAGCGGAGGTTGAGCTTCTCCTCGGGGACGCAGCCAAGGCGAAAGAGAAACTTGGCTGGGAACCTACCGTTCAGCTCGAAGAGCTGACAGAGATGATGGTCCGTGCAGACTTTGATCGCATCAAGTCCGGGTCGCTCAAGTTCTGA
- a CDS encoding glutamate synthase-related protein (Derived by automated computational analysis using gene prediction method: Protein Homology. GO_function: GO:0015930 - glutamate synthase activity [Evidence IEA]; GO_function: GO:0016638 - oxidoreductase activity, acting on the CH-NH2 group of donors [Evidence IEA]; GO_process: GO:0006537 - glutamate biosynthetic process [Evidence IEA]) — protein sequence MKKVVIAKLNDLKDREPCYALVGTVDLVIVRFDKEVSVFYGRCLHRGALMSDGFVDDNDNLICGVHNWDYRLDTGVSEYNNSEALEKFTSWVKAGKVYVDEDEITAWAEKNPQPFNRDDYLGLYADTSHGTEEEPYNGLIQQYAKDGLSKTGHHGVVDAMGVPRIELPDWDDIQLLTAQLHRPPLLDEDDVGTEVVIGPNAQKPLTLDIPLMVSDMSFGALSEPAKVALARGADLAGTGICSGEGGMLPEEQQANSRYIYELASARFGFDWDKLNKVQAFHFKGGQGAKTGTGGHLPGNKVKGKIAEVRGLNEGESAISPPRFPDWTEVSQIKEFADEVRSRAGGIPIGYKLSAQHIEKDIDAALDVGVDYVILDGRGGGTGAAPIIFRDNISVPTIPALARARRHLDQAGRKDVTLVITGGLRKPADFVKALALGADAIAVSNAAMQAIGCIAMRACHTNNCPVGIATQKPHLMNRLVIEKSAHQLKNFFEASTELMKVMARACGHSHLSQFSQDDLTTWKHEMADLSGIAYGGMR from the coding sequence ATGAAAAAAGTAGTGATCGCCAAACTCAATGATCTGAAAGACCGAGAGCCGTGCTACGCGCTCGTCGGCACAGTTGACCTTGTGATCGTTCGGTTCGACAAGGAAGTCTCCGTCTTCTACGGACGGTGTCTCCATCGCGGCGCTCTCATGTCCGATGGTTTCGTTGATGACAATGACAACCTTATTTGTGGCGTTCACAATTGGGACTATCGGCTCGATACGGGTGTGTCTGAGTACAACAATTCTGAAGCGCTGGAAAAATTCACATCCTGGGTAAAAGCTGGAAAAGTCTATGTGGACGAGGATGAGATCACCGCCTGGGCGGAGAAAAACCCTCAGCCATTCAACCGGGATGATTATCTCGGCCTCTATGCCGACACCAGCCATGGCACAGAAGAGGAACCCTATAACGGGCTCATTCAACAATATGCAAAAGATGGCCTGTCAAAGACCGGTCATCATGGTGTCGTCGATGCGATGGGCGTGCCCCGTATTGAACTTCCCGACTGGGACGATATCCAACTGCTAACTGCGCAACTTCATAGGCCGCCCCTGTTGGACGAAGATGATGTTGGAACTGAAGTCGTCATCGGTCCCAACGCGCAAAAACCGCTGACACTCGATATCCCGTTGATGGTGTCTGACATGAGTTTTGGTGCGCTCTCGGAGCCTGCCAAAGTGGCGCTTGCGCGCGGGGCAGATCTCGCCGGGACGGGGATCTGCTCTGGCGAAGGCGGCATGCTGCCGGAAGAACAGCAGGCCAATTCACGATACATCTATGAACTGGCATCTGCCCGGTTCGGCTTTGATTGGGACAAACTAAACAAGGTTCAGGCGTTTCATTTCAAAGGTGGACAGGGTGCCAAAACCGGCACAGGCGGCCACCTGCCAGGTAACAAAGTGAAGGGTAAGATCGCGGAGGTTCGCGGTCTCAATGAAGGCGAGTCCGCCATTTCACCGCCGCGCTTCCCAGATTGGACGGAGGTTTCGCAAATCAAAGAGTTTGCCGATGAAGTACGGTCACGAGCGGGTGGCATACCGATCGGCTATAAGCTCTCCGCGCAACACATTGAAAAGGACATCGATGCGGCGCTTGATGTTGGTGTCGACTATGTGATCCTTGATGGCCGCGGCGGCGGCACCGGCGCTGCCCCCATCATCTTCCGGGACAATATTTCAGTGCCAACCATCCCGGCCCTTGCACGCGCCAGACGTCACCTTGACCAAGCTGGTCGAAAGGACGTGACCCTCGTGATCACCGGTGGCCTGCGTAAACCGGCAGATTTCGTGAAAGCCCTTGCGCTGGGCGCCGATGCAATCGCCGTTTCCAATGCCGCAATGCAAGCCATTGGATGCATTGCGATGCGCGCCTGCCATACAAACAATTGTCCGGTTGGCATCGCAACACAGAAGCCTCATCTGATGAACCGCCTGGTGATCGAGAAATCCGCCCACCAACTCAAAAATTTCTTTGAGGCTTCAACAGAATTGATGAAGGTTATGGCGCGCGCCTGCGGGCACTCACATTTGTCCCAATTTTCGCAAGATGATCTAACCACCTGGAAGCACGAAATGGCGGACCTCTCTGGCATCGCCTATGGCGGAATGAGGTGA
- a CDS encoding DUF4212 domain-containing protein (Derived by automated computational analysis using gene prediction method: Protein Homology.), whose translation MDEQKNGSSEKDARGKIYHHDGGNLPTHGHHDEETLKEDVVRLYWRANLRLLGGLLVIWFVVSFGFSILFVDALNEIPLFGFKLGFWWAQQGAIYVFVALIFVYVVLMKRIERRFGVDDD comes from the coding sequence GTGGACGAGCAGAAAAATGGGTCATCAGAGAAAGATGCCCGGGGCAAAATCTACCATCATGATGGAGGGAACCTCCCAACCCACGGACATCATGATGAAGAAACGCTCAAAGAAGATGTCGTCCGGCTGTACTGGCGAGCGAACCTGAGGCTTTTGGGCGGGCTTTTGGTAATCTGGTTTGTGGTGTCTTTCGGCTTTTCCATCCTATTCGTTGATGCGCTGAATGAGATTCCTCTCTTCGGATTTAAGCTCGGCTTCTGGTGGGCTCAGCAGGGCGCCATCTATGTCTTTGTGGCGCTGATCTTTGTCTATGTCGTTCTGATGAAACGCATTGAGCGGCGCTTTGGCGTCGACGACGACTAG
- a CDS encoding cation acetate symporter (Derived by automated computational analysis using gene prediction method: Protein Homology.), which produces MSTAMLTYLFVGASFALYIGIAIWSRAGSTKEFYVAGGGVHPVANGMATAADWMSAASFISMAGIIAFLGYDGSVYLLGWTGGYVLLALLLAPYLRKFGQFTVPDFIGERYYSKAARIVAVICLIFISFTYVAGQMRGVGIVFSRFLEVDITLGVIVGMGVVFVYAVLGGMKGITYTQVAQYCVLIFAYMVPAIFISILITGNPVPQLGLGATVSDGSGLSVLAKLDKTLLDLGFSPYTEGSKATIDVFAITMALMVGTAGLPHVIVRFFTVPKVSDARLSAGYALIFIALLYTTAPAVAAFARLNFVETINNTSYAEAPGWFKNWEEIGLIGWIDKNEDGVIQYAAGAAFAGSPTYNGENGVNGERRLTNAPTNSANEVYADRDIFVLANPEIASLPGWVIALVAAGGLAAALSTAAGLLLVVSTSISHDLLKKTLMPEITERQELLYARIAAAVAIGVAGYLGINPPGFVAQVVAFAFGLAAASLFPAILLGIFVKRMNKEGVIAGMLTGLLFTFAYIVFFKFVSPELNSSENWLFGISPEGIGTIGMVLNFLVAFSVSRVTSAPPAYIQDLVDDIRVPTGAGVAHKH; this is translated from the coding sequence ATGAGTACAGCAATGTTGACCTATCTTTTCGTTGGAGCGTCTTTTGCGCTCTATATCGGTATCGCCATTTGGTCACGGGCGGGATCAACCAAAGAGTTTTATGTTGCCGGCGGTGGGGTGCACCCAGTTGCGAATGGAATGGCAACCGCTGCCGACTGGATGAGTGCGGCTTCTTTCATTTCCATGGCGGGGATTATTGCGTTTCTCGGATATGACGGTTCTGTCTATCTTCTGGGCTGGACCGGTGGTTATGTGCTGCTTGCGCTTTTGCTGGCACCCTACCTACGCAAGTTCGGACAATTCACCGTCCCGGACTTCATTGGAGAGCGTTACTATTCCAAAGCCGCGCGAATTGTAGCGGTCATCTGCCTGATCTTTATCTCATTCACCTATGTCGCCGGACAGATGCGTGGCGTTGGAATTGTGTTCTCACGCTTTCTCGAGGTTGATATCACGCTGGGCGTAATCGTGGGGATGGGGGTTGTCTTTGTTTATGCAGTGCTCGGCGGCATGAAGGGCATCACCTATACACAGGTCGCTCAATATTGTGTGCTGATTTTCGCCTATATGGTGCCGGCGATCTTTATCTCAATCCTGATCACAGGAAATCCAGTGCCGCAATTGGGACTTGGTGCCACCGTGTCAGACGGATCAGGGCTCTCGGTCCTCGCTAAGTTGGACAAAACACTTCTGGATTTGGGATTCAGTCCCTATACGGAAGGTTCGAAGGCGACCATTGATGTCTTCGCCATCACCATGGCGCTTATGGTGGGGACGGCTGGCCTGCCCCACGTGATTGTGCGGTTCTTTACGGTACCCAAAGTATCAGATGCCCGCCTATCGGCTGGTTATGCACTCATTTTTATCGCGCTTCTCTATACCACTGCACCGGCGGTCGCGGCCTTCGCGCGCCTTAACTTTGTCGAGACCATCAACAATACAAGTTACGCAGAGGCACCTGGTTGGTTCAAAAACTGGGAAGAGATCGGCCTTATTGGGTGGATCGACAAAAACGAAGACGGAGTTATTCAATATGCGGCGGGTGCGGCTTTTGCCGGCAGCCCAACCTACAATGGCGAGAATGGTGTGAACGGTGAGCGCCGTTTGACCAACGCGCCGACAAACAGTGCCAATGAAGTCTACGCTGACAGGGATATTTTTGTGCTCGCCAACCCGGAGATCGCAAGTCTGCCTGGATGGGTGATTGCCCTCGTCGCCGCGGGCGGTCTTGCGGCAGCCTTGTCGACAGCGGCTGGCCTATTGCTGGTGGTGTCGACGTCTATTTCTCATGATCTGCTGAAAAAGACGCTGATGCCAGAGATCACCGAACGCCAGGAACTGCTTTATGCTCGCATTGCGGCCGCAGTGGCGATTGGTGTTGCGGGCTACCTTGGAATCAATCCTCCAGGATTTGTGGCGCAGGTGGTGGCGTTCGCATTTGGTCTGGCAGCTGCGTCCTTATTCCCCGCGATCCTGCTTGGCATCTTCGTGAAACGAATGAACAAAGAGGGGGTGATTGCGGGCATGCTGACGGGCCTCCTTTTCACTTTCGCCTACATCGTCTTCTTCAAGTTCGTGTCGCCCGAGCTTAACAGCTCCGAAAATTGGCTGTTTGGCATTTCACCCGAGGGGATCGGAACGATCGGCATGGTCTTGAATTTCCTGGTTGCCTTCTCGGTCAGTCGCGTGACGAGCGCGCCGCCAGCCTATATTCAGGATCTTGTTGATGATATTCGGGTGCCGACCGGCGCGGGGGTCGCTCATAAGCACTGA
- a CDS encoding cation:proton antiporter (Derived by automated computational analysis using gene prediction method: Protein Homology. GO_component: GO:0016020 - membrane [Evidence IEA]; GO_function: GO:0015299 - solute:proton antiporter activity [Evidence IEA]; GO_process: GO:0006812 - cation transport [Evidence IEA]; GO_process: GO:0055085 - transmembrane transport [Evidence IEA]), whose amino-acid sequence MGSVLLIAAVFTMGYTMIAKRLTSTVITAPMVFLSFGFLLSQSGMMLHGEAETTLHLVAEIALVVLLFLDASQIDLDALKERHVWPQRMLLIGLPLTIALGTIAAVPFLPGWPLVALVLVAAILAPTDAALGQAVVTNPDVPERPRRALTVESGLNDGIALPAILLFASLTAEAMDQNGVDWALFGAKQLILGPLVGIAMGFLGGRVLIWAKSRDFTSDTYEGVGAIALAGAAYLAATLVDGNGFISAFVAGLCFGNVVKGRCKFIYEFTESEGQLLTWAAFFLLGAALVPEAIQHLTWSTLSLILISLFVVRPLAIWISLIGTDASPTTRIFFGWFGPRGLATALFALLIVQQIDMEIAEPILHIAINAVWISAFLHGLSALPAARWYGAHVGAKGKCPEAEPITHSAKPLITDDT is encoded by the coding sequence ATGGGTTCGGTGCTCTTGATCGCTGCCGTCTTTACGATGGGCTATACGATGATCGCCAAGCGGTTGACGTCCACCGTCATTACCGCGCCTATGGTCTTTTTGAGCTTTGGCTTTCTTCTATCCCAGTCAGGCATGATGCTGCACGGCGAAGCGGAGACAACACTTCATCTGGTGGCGGAAATCGCGCTGGTCGTTCTGCTTTTTCTAGATGCCTCGCAAATTGATCTTGATGCTTTGAAAGAACGGCATGTCTGGCCACAGCGCATGCTGCTGATCGGCCTGCCCCTTACCATCGCATTGGGTACCATCGCCGCTGTGCCGTTTCTACCAGGATGGCCGCTGGTGGCTCTCGTTCTCGTCGCAGCCATTCTCGCACCAACCGACGCAGCTCTAGGTCAGGCGGTGGTCACCAATCCAGATGTGCCGGAACGCCCCCGCCGCGCACTCACTGTTGAGAGCGGACTGAATGACGGCATTGCCCTGCCGGCCATTCTCCTCTTTGCAAGCCTGACAGCAGAAGCGATGGACCAGAACGGTGTCGACTGGGCTTTGTTTGGTGCCAAACAGCTGATCCTTGGGCCTCTTGTCGGCATCGCCATGGGGTTTCTGGGTGGGCGGGTTCTGATCTGGGCAAAATCCCGCGACTTCACGTCCGACACTTATGAAGGTGTTGGTGCCATCGCACTGGCTGGCGCTGCCTATCTCGCCGCAACATTGGTCGATGGCAATGGCTTCATCTCTGCCTTTGTAGCTGGCCTCTGCTTCGGCAATGTGGTGAAGGGTCGCTGTAAGTTCATCTACGAATTCACCGAGAGCGAAGGTCAGCTCCTGACATGGGCCGCCTTTTTCCTTCTCGGCGCCGCGCTCGTGCCAGAGGCAATCCAGCATCTCACCTGGTCGACGCTTTCCCTCATCCTCATCAGTCTGTTTGTCGTACGCCCGCTTGCCATTTGGATATCGCTTATCGGAACCGATGCCTCCCCCACGACGCGGATCTTTTTTGGCTGGTTTGGCCCTCGAGGTCTCGCCACCGCATTGTTTGCGCTCCTAATTGTTCAACAAATCGACATGGAGATTGCTGAGCCCATTCTCCATATCGCGATCAACGCGGTATGGATCAGCGCGTTTCTTCATGGCCTCTCCGCTTTGCCCGCTGCACGCTGGTACGGCGCTCACGTTGGGGCAAAGGGTAAATGCCCTGAGGCCGAACCCATTACTCATTCAGCAAAACCGCTCATAACTGACGACACCTAA